A single genomic interval of uncultured Sphaerochaeta sp. harbors:
- a CDS encoding rhodanese-like domain-containing protein, producing MSKILIIVLILIALVGGVIWKTRQPESGTYEKISAETAFSMMQEKQDILIVDVRTPGEYAEGHVQGAINVPLQSIEAGDLSLLPDRDQRLLIYCRSGSRSASASKSLVRQGYTSVYDFGGIINWPYGTVR from the coding sequence ATGAGTAAGATATTAATTATAGTCCTTATCCTCATTGCCCTGGTGGGTGGAGTGATTTGGAAAACAAGACAGCCAGAGAGTGGCACATATGAAAAGATTTCTGCTGAAACTGCCTTTTCCATGATGCAGGAGAAGCAGGATATTCTCATTGTTGATGTTCGTACCCCAGGTGAGTATGCTGAAGGACACGTCCAAGGTGCCATCAATGTTCCCTTGCAGTCGATTGAAGCGGGAGATCTCTCCCTGCTTCCAGACAGGGACCAAAGACTGCTTATCTACTGCAGAAGTGGATCTCGTAGTGCCAGTGCATCCAAATCCCTAGTCAGACAGGGGTACACTTCGGTGTATGATTTTGGTGGAATCATCAATTGGCCATATGGTACTGTCAGGTAG
- a CDS encoding LPP20 family lipoprotein yields the protein MRKYLVVPVLLFLVLGFSCTSLGSSKVPSWIDHPYDNAYDEDTYLCAVGSGSSRQKAVDAALASLSQVFNAQVRSVTEVSSLSTAATDTMGNVTFTESSEMMDFGSVTSETDQIIGSEVVNVYTDELGRVHARVALHRERTASLYQKQIAELGSSIAQLNMRKATADTLLAEYVLLRETRELAKQQQALYNQLQVLLKQPQMQVLAPIDRALSALAQQITIAVEVSENVNASPVLRAAFEQGLQERGFATGAQDPYAILDVWYTVEPITMEGSPYAYARYTLSVQLKDSKQVYVSYEKADREAAMSERDALAKALKAASSSGVDGFFTLMLETLGDET from the coding sequence ATGAGAAAATATCTTGTGGTGCCTGTATTGCTCTTCCTGGTCCTGGGATTTTCCTGTACCTCCTTAGGATCCTCCAAGGTTCCCTCCTGGATCGACCACCCCTATGACAATGCCTATGACGAAGATACCTACCTCTGTGCCGTTGGTTCTGGATCATCACGACAAAAGGCTGTTGATGCAGCACTTGCCAGCCTGTCACAGGTTTTCAATGCCCAGGTTCGCTCAGTTACTGAAGTCAGCAGTCTCTCTACCGCTGCAACCGATACAATGGGAAATGTGACGTTTACCGAATCCTCTGAGATGATGGATTTTGGCAGTGTCACCAGCGAGACTGACCAGATCATCGGCTCTGAAGTGGTCAATGTCTATACTGATGAACTAGGCAGGGTCCATGCCCGCGTTGCATTGCACCGAGAGCGGACTGCCTCACTGTATCAGAAACAAATAGCTGAATTGGGTAGCTCAATCGCACAATTGAATATGCGAAAAGCAACTGCAGATACCCTGCTCGCAGAGTATGTGCTCCTTCGTGAAACACGGGAGTTGGCAAAGCAACAACAAGCTCTCTATAACCAGTTACAGGTGTTGCTTAAGCAGCCCCAGATGCAAGTGCTGGCTCCGATTGACCGAGCCCTATCAGCACTGGCACAGCAGATAACCATTGCAGTAGAGGTTTCTGAGAATGTAAATGCCTCTCCTGTACTCAGGGCAGCCTTTGAACAGGGCCTGCAGGAGAGAGGTTTTGCGACCGGTGCACAGGACCCCTATGCAATATTGGATGTCTGGTACACCGTAGAGCCGATTACTATGGAGGGCAGTCCATATGCCTATGCTCGATATACCCTGTCTGTTCAATTAAAGGATAGCAAGCAGGTCTATGTCTCCTATGAGAAGGCGGACAGAGAGGCGGCCATGAGTGAGAGGGATGCTCTTGCAAAGGCGTTGAAAGCTGCAAGTTCATCTGGTGTTGATGGATTCTTTACCCTGATGCTGGAAACGCTTGGGGATGAAACATAG
- a CDS encoding 4Fe-4S binding protein, whose amino-acid sequence MKQSREVRALQIVLALYILFSLVLASLNQGGSPEVAERVAPWWHFYENQFKTFLIVVCGFLTYRIAKRKERAGMRLKNFIGFTLSALMIHILLPLFTGNPELYFFAMPLPWTTIPLQAGIPSSSFAQSHQATLGLDGIGWAITFFWVYSTLIGISTVLFGRRLHCSHLCLFNGFAAEVFDPAIPLLTKVHHPLKKRTLKHLRSIRIVYLLIALFFTGFWLVVPTIGFSSTTTQTVRVLELFWYLLANLILAMAFWVVSVGRLYCHLCPLGTVLSFLSRLGRMRIESGKTHCIGCGACDKACPLSISIKERAIHGKPIISDQCVGCGHCVDACPTGTLSYTTAFLHCIGKAH is encoded by the coding sequence ATGAAGCAGTCCAGGGAAGTCAGGGCTCTTCAGATAGTATTGGCCCTCTATATACTGTTCTCTCTGGTACTGGCCTCACTAAACCAAGGGGGATCTCCCGAGGTAGCAGAACGGGTCGCTCCCTGGTGGCATTTCTATGAGAACCAGTTCAAGACATTTCTCATCGTAGTATGCGGCTTCCTCACCTATCGTATTGCCAAGCGAAAAGAGAGAGCGGGTATGAGGTTGAAAAATTTCATCGGATTCACCCTTAGTGCCCTCATGATCCATATACTCCTGCCCTTGTTCACCGGCAATCCTGAACTCTATTTTTTTGCCATGCCCCTCCCCTGGACAACCATACCATTGCAGGCAGGTATTCCCAGCTCTTCATTTGCCCAAAGCCATCAGGCGACCCTGGGTTTGGATGGGATTGGGTGGGCAATTACCTTCTTTTGGGTCTACAGCACGCTCATCGGTATAAGCACAGTCCTCTTTGGCCGACGTCTCCATTGTTCCCATCTCTGTCTGTTCAACGGCTTTGCTGCCGAGGTATTTGACCCCGCGATTCCTCTCTTGACCAAGGTCCACCATCCTCTCAAAAAGAGAACACTCAAACACCTTCGTTCCATCAGGATTGTGTATCTCCTTATTGCTCTCTTCTTTACCGGCTTCTGGCTGGTTGTCCCCACTATTGGGTTCTCCAGTACCACCACGCAGACAGTAAGAGTGTTGGAACTCTTCTGGTATCTATTGGCAAACCTAATACTTGCCATGGCTTTCTGGGTTGTTTCTGTTGGACGCTTATACTGCCATCTTTGTCCATTGGGAACAGTATTGTCATTCCTTTCCCGACTTGGAAGAATGCGCATTGAATCAGGAAAGACTCATTGTATTGGTTGTGGTGCATGTGACAAGGCCTGCCCACTTTCGATTTCCATCAAGGAACGGGCAATCCACGGTAAACCGATTATCAGTGACCAATGTGTTGGCTGTGGGCACTGCGTGGATGCCTGCCCTACGGGGACCCTCTCCTATACCACGGCATTTCTCCATTGTATTGGAAAAGCGCACTGA
- a CDS encoding bifunctional diguanylate cyclase/phosphodiesterase → MQGSFLKKRGGISKRSVIIPIILILVLFFAAGLYMTSIARQFYFQEKVKEASLLARGYAESLGIVIDAEYQLDQQMRSTLNVAGVRLSKYSEPFTNDVLAEFAEDLDVDVIYLYNQDLLLTHSSDNTYIGWKAEEGHPIQNFHKSGMRNFVEGIRQDTVSGILYKYGYYRFPDNRMVQVGLRAENISELYAQFDPQYLINELMKYDNHTQIVYVDNEGKIIASSLPDYNEIMINATKHSLPVLFGEYRNIEWAGTPYLVFRMPIHVKEVLSGSLLLFYDMRMAENLLAGLVLVISITLGLFFLLFCYSILHTYRKNKHIVTIAYHDELTGLPNHRYFNEFISESQGTSLTCLMLNPRNFKAINILYGYSYGNEVLIHIADVLSALQHRQASLQAFRISDDRFIILMHSQSSEKQIDTLIGSLRLLATQYQDVSSLEFSIGIATTDTAGHDPSLLIKQASIALHATTDEIFIQQYDNSMEESLLRKDTIEQELKRAIRGEEGILSLAFQPIVEARDSRIHGFEALARMKSQNLGVISPMEFITLAEQRGLMVPLGDKIIDLATDFLQTIQERFDGNVNVAINVSALQMIGENFTSKLQELAERKQINLYQVELELTESIFSQDLNLIAKRLKELRQLGISISIDDFGTGFSSLSRLGSLEIDILKLDRLFVMALSEESERDLVSDIISMAHHLGKKVVAEGVETTEQKQWLENAQCDLLQGYLFNKPLAPSEAILHLEQEKTHHA, encoded by the coding sequence GTGCAAGGCTCATTCCTGAAAAAGAGGGGTGGAATTTCTAAACGCTCCGTCATCATACCAATTATTCTCATTCTGGTACTTTTTTTTGCCGCTGGCCTGTACATGACCTCCATTGCGAGGCAATTCTACTTCCAGGAGAAAGTCAAGGAAGCTTCCCTGCTTGCAAGAGGCTATGCAGAGAGCCTCGGCATTGTCATTGATGCGGAGTACCAGCTTGACCAACAGATGAGGAGCACCCTGAATGTTGCTGGGGTGCGGCTCAGTAAATATTCAGAACCCTTTACCAATGATGTTCTTGCAGAGTTTGCCGAGGATCTAGATGTGGACGTCATCTATCTCTACAATCAAGACCTTTTACTTACCCACTCCAGTGACAACACCTATATTGGATGGAAAGCGGAGGAAGGACATCCGATCCAAAACTTCCATAAGAGTGGGATGCGAAATTTCGTAGAGGGTATCAGGCAAGATACTGTTTCCGGAATCTTGTATAAATATGGTTATTACCGGTTTCCCGACAACAGGATGGTACAAGTTGGACTGCGAGCAGAGAATATCAGCGAGTTGTACGCCCAGTTTGATCCACAGTACTTGATAAACGAACTGATGAAGTATGACAACCACACACAAATTGTATATGTTGATAATGAGGGGAAGATCATCGCCTCCTCCTTGCCTGACTATAATGAGATCATGATCAATGCAACCAAACATTCCTTGCCGGTCCTCTTTGGTGAATACCGGAATATTGAGTGGGCAGGAACTCCCTATCTTGTATTTCGCATGCCTATACATGTGAAGGAGGTACTGAGTGGTTCCTTGTTACTCTTTTACGATATGCGCATGGCAGAGAACCTGTTAGCTGGACTTGTGCTTGTTATCAGCATAACACTGGGATTGTTCTTTCTCCTCTTCTGCTACTCCATCTTGCACACCTACCGCAAGAACAAGCATATCGTCACCATCGCTTACCATGATGAATTGACAGGACTTCCAAACCACCGGTATTTCAATGAGTTCATAAGCGAGTCACAAGGCACGTCATTGACGTGTCTTATGCTTAACCCGAGAAATTTCAAGGCGATAAATATCCTGTATGGGTATTCCTATGGTAACGAAGTGTTGATTCATATAGCTGATGTACTCTCAGCGCTCCAGCATAGGCAAGCAAGTCTTCAGGCCTTCCGCATCTCCGATGATCGTTTTATTATCTTGATGCATTCCCAATCAAGCGAGAAGCAGATAGATACACTTATCGGTTCATTACGTCTGCTTGCCACCCAATACCAGGATGTCAGTTCCTTGGAGTTCTCCATTGGTATTGCAACAACCGATACCGCTGGACATGATCCTTCCTTGCTCATCAAGCAAGCATCCATTGCTTTGCATGCCACCACTGATGAAATCTTCATCCAACAATATGACAACAGCATGGAAGAGTCGCTCTTACGGAAGGATACCATTGAGCAGGAACTTAAACGGGCCATCAGGGGAGAGGAGGGAATACTCTCGCTCGCCTTCCAACCAATTGTTGAGGCAAGAGACTCAAGGATCCATGGTTTCGAGGCACTCGCGAGAATGAAGAGCCAGAACCTGGGGGTGATCTCACCTATGGAGTTCATCACTTTGGCAGAACAAAGAGGACTCATGGTCCCCCTAGGGGACAAGATCATTGACCTTGCCACAGATTTCCTCCAAACCATCCAGGAACGTTTTGACGGGAATGTTAATGTAGCAATAAATGTATCGGCACTGCAGATGATTGGAGAGAATTTTACGAGCAAACTCCAGGAGTTGGCTGAAAGAAAACAAATCAATCTCTACCAAGTTGAGTTGGAACTGACAGAATCGATCTTCTCGCAAGACCTCAACCTTATTGCCAAAAGGCTGAAGGAGCTACGCCAGCTTGGAATAAGTATCTCCATCGACGACTTCGGAACAGGCTTCTCTTCCCTCTCCCGATTGGGCTCACTGGAAATCGACATACTGAAACTGGATAGACTCTTTGTCATGGCTCTCTCAGAAGAATCGGAACGTGATCTCGTTTCGGACATCATCTCCATGGCGCATCATCTTGGGAAAAAAGTCGTAGCAGAGGGAGTGGAAACAACAGAACAAAAACAATGGCTTGAGAATGCACAATGTGACTTGCTTCAAGGTTACCTTTTCAATAAGCCACTGGCTCCATCTGAGGCAATCCTCCATCTTGAACAGGAGAAAACCCATCATGCGTAA
- a CDS encoding diguanylate cyclase — MRNVLFLTLLMFFSLVSLAAETLPALDRGVENARNPMLLIDERDNSIRYANPACAEYFSIPKERLIGRNFPALMGKTIHSLTDLHNQIIFLETDEERELYFLVGIQQVGATGSPYFMVLLQDKSAEQRLLVRNRRISYALVATSLLTILFLTLFLVFQSRQNKQLQKVNQQHADNLSLLKQFLNADNRYSYIKDGEGRFLTVNDNLCRLLSCDEDSLLGKQIEEVAHHDLASLMVESDREALNELKTVEKETTWRERLYKTTKFPLLLPGGTIGLGAFAEDITEQRHLERTLRENARRAAAFSHLLSSSIKNPDNQLTNTLEEVCAINGSKIGVLLIIDEETRTITMGAAKEAKPLYDLPQKQGMVIPSSVTDCYLTEKSDASFSIINEQVDQEPILSFITGEEISVMNLLVCTCMTGTTLSGILLLANSKEGYNETEGFQIQLLFSGIWANMHKAQNAAALEASKRDLRLILDSTAEGIFGTDGKGRCTFCNASCLRLLGYEDEQELLGKNMHRLIHHSTREGLPIDEGTCPIRSCLSSSDGVAMESEVFWRKDGTCLDVLCYAYPQLENGTIIGSVITFLDNTERKRNQEKIAFLSLHDQLTGLHNRTYADQAMVRLDTEDQLPLSIIIGDVNGLKLTNDIFGHAMGDKLLQRIARSLRLSCRTSDVVSRIGGDEFLILLPHTDGNEANQIVKRIEEHLEEDGIRAGKRSIALGSATKNSTEDAIQGTFDRAEDQMYRRKTLRRAETQKQQLQDLCEMLYEKAPVERLHAKKVQQHAAYLATLLHLNDEEASKLQRAGFYHDIGKVVLAPEIITSKNRDTLIQELYREHVSAGYRILNMFEETVDLAPMILHHHEWWDGSGYMKGLRGTEIPYFSRLLRLAEVWEREHLDQATNKQIEKTLTKLAGIEVDPHLVERILSSL; from the coding sequence ATGCGTAACGTATTATTTCTTACGCTATTGATGTTCTTCTCTCTTGTTTCCTTGGCTGCTGAAACACTTCCTGCTCTGGACAGGGGAGTTGAGAACGCCAGAAACCCCATGCTTCTGATAGATGAGCGAGACAACTCCATACGCTATGCAAATCCAGCCTGTGCCGAATATTTTTCAATACCCAAGGAAAGACTCATCGGAAGAAATTTCCCAGCTCTAATGGGAAAAACCATTCACTCTCTTACTGATTTGCATAACCAGATAATTTTCCTTGAAACCGACGAGGAAAGAGAGCTCTATTTTCTGGTAGGAATCCAACAGGTCGGAGCGACCGGATCTCCATATTTCATGGTTTTACTGCAAGATAAAAGTGCTGAACAGAGGCTGCTGGTCCGTAATAGACGAATAAGTTATGCCTTGGTCGCAACATCATTACTTACCATCCTCTTCCTCACACTTTTCTTGGTTTTTCAATCTCGTCAGAATAAACAATTACAGAAAGTGAACCAGCAACATGCTGACAACCTCTCATTGCTCAAGCAATTTCTCAATGCTGATAACCGATATAGTTATATAAAAGATGGTGAAGGTCGATTCCTGACCGTAAATGATAACCTTTGCCGGCTTCTCTCCTGTGATGAAGACTCCCTCCTTGGTAAGCAAATCGAAGAGGTAGCCCATCATGATCTTGCAAGCTTGATGGTGGAGAGCGACCGGGAAGCATTGAATGAGCTGAAGACTGTGGAAAAGGAAACGACCTGGAGAGAAAGGCTTTACAAGACAACAAAATTCCCCTTATTACTTCCGGGAGGAACCATTGGCCTTGGAGCATTTGCTGAAGATATTACTGAACAAAGACATCTTGAGCGAACCCTCAGGGAAAATGCACGACGTGCTGCAGCATTCTCCCATCTCCTCTCCTCTTCGATCAAGAACCCAGATAATCAACTGACCAATACTCTTGAAGAGGTATGTGCAATCAACGGAAGCAAGATTGGGGTATTGCTCATTATTGATGAGGAAACCAGGACGATAACCATGGGAGCTGCAAAAGAGGCCAAGCCTCTCTATGATCTACCTCAAAAACAAGGAATGGTAATCCCCTCCTCCGTTACGGACTGCTATCTTACCGAAAAGAGCGATGCATCATTCTCAATCATCAATGAGCAAGTTGATCAGGAACCGATACTCTCCTTCATTACGGGAGAAGAGATCAGTGTCATGAACCTTCTTGTTTGTACCTGCATGACCGGCACCACGCTCTCAGGCATCCTCCTGCTTGCAAACAGCAAGGAAGGCTATAATGAAACAGAGGGATTTCAGATCCAATTACTCTTCTCTGGTATTTGGGCAAACATGCATAAGGCACAGAATGCAGCGGCTTTGGAAGCAAGCAAACGGGACCTTAGACTGATACTTGATTCCACAGCCGAAGGTATTTTTGGTACGGATGGCAAGGGACGCTGCACCTTTTGCAATGCAAGTTGCCTTCGTTTGCTTGGATACGAGGATGAACAGGAACTACTGGGAAAAAACATGCATCGGTTGATCCATCACAGTACCAGGGAAGGCCTGCCCATTGATGAAGGGACCTGTCCGATCAGGTCCTGCCTTTCCAGCAGTGATGGAGTGGCTATGGAGAGTGAGGTATTCTGGAGAAAGGATGGGACCTGTCTCGATGTTCTGTGCTATGCCTATCCGCAGCTGGAGAATGGCACAATCATTGGGTCTGTTATCACCTTCCTGGACAATACTGAGAGAAAGAGGAATCAAGAGAAGATTGCATTCCTCTCTCTACACGACCAGCTGACAGGGCTCCATAACCGCACCTATGCTGACCAGGCTATGGTAAGACTCGATACAGAAGACCAACTCCCACTTTCCATCATCATAGGGGATGTGAATGGGCTGAAACTGACCAATGATATTTTTGGACACGCCATGGGAGACAAGCTCCTACAGCGTATTGCCAGAAGTCTACGATTGTCATGTAGGACCAGTGATGTGGTGAGCAGAATTGGAGGTGATGAATTCCTTATCTTGCTTCCGCATACTGATGGCAATGAAGCGAACCAGATTGTCAAAAGAATCGAGGAACATCTGGAAGAAGATGGGATACGCGCAGGAAAACGCAGCATTGCTCTGGGAAGTGCAACCAAAAATTCCACAGAGGACGCCATCCAAGGAACGTTTGACCGGGCAGAAGATCAGATGTATCGCAGGAAAACACTTCGTAGAGCTGAAACCCAGAAACAGCAACTACAGGATCTGTGTGAAATGCTCTATGAGAAGGCTCCTGTTGAACGCCTTCATGCAAAGAAAGTACAACAGCACGCTGCCTATTTAGCTACCTTGCTGCATCTCAACGATGAAGAAGCAAGCAAACTTCAGCGTGCAGGATTCTATCATGATATCGGAAAAGTCGTACTGGCACCTGAGATAATCACCTCAAAGAACCGAGATACTCTGATCCAAGAGCTTTACAGAGAACACGTCAGTGCAGGTTATCGCATCCTCAATATGTTTGAGGAGACAGTAGATTTGGCCCCCATGATTCTCCATCACCATGAGTGGTGGGATGGTAGCGGCTACATGAAGGGATTACGGGGCACGGAAATCCCCTATTTTTCCAGGCTCTTGCGATTGGCGGAAGTCTGGGAGCGGGAACATCTGGATCAAGCAACAAATAAACAGATTGAAAAAACCCTTACTAAGCTCGCTGGAATCGAGGTCGATCCACACCTAGTTGAGCGAATACTCAGCTCCTTATAG
- a CDS encoding IS110 family transposase, with protein sequence MGNKQREEKIEQLSVGVDLHKSQLTICVMGEDGELLEEGMYRTTTEGYQAFVQRMHEWEDERGCSVAMAVETTGNARYFKNRMEGEGFSVVVVNTNKFKVISQSTKKNDRGDAATLAYYLGKDMLPESHLADQSSEELRRMIKCRSLLVSSTVKMKNQIHGMLLGYGITTKAAQLQSNKKRQALVKDLADQGFTEAAASLEVILGIIEGVQEQIKVLEKRLREMTRDDEDVQLLMTIPGVGFLTASAIAAYTKDLDKRFCGDFKRFASYVCIVPSVHNSNETVHMGRITKHGPQELRTALVQATMGMIRLSKITGEWRLMTDYRAMKTGKGSGKSIIATTRKLARIIFAMLHNREPFNPALMVRNKCLFTVEEVIGA encoded by the coding sequence ATGGGCAACAAGCAGCGAGAAGAGAAGATTGAACAGTTGAGCGTAGGGGTCGACCTGCACAAGAGCCAGCTCACCATCTGTGTGATGGGAGAGGACGGGGAGCTGTTGGAGGAAGGGATGTACCGGACCACGACGGAGGGCTACCAGGCATTTGTGCAGAGGATGCATGAGTGGGAGGACGAGCGGGGATGCTCGGTCGCCATGGCGGTGGAGACCACCGGCAATGCACGGTACTTCAAGAACCGGATGGAAGGCGAGGGGTTCTCCGTGGTTGTGGTGAACACCAACAAGTTCAAGGTGATCAGCCAGAGCACCAAGAAGAACGACAGAGGGGATGCTGCAACGCTGGCCTACTACCTGGGCAAGGACATGCTGCCGGAAAGCCACCTGGCGGACCAGAGCAGCGAGGAGCTCAGGAGGATGATCAAGTGCAGGAGCCTTTTGGTGAGCAGCACGGTGAAGATGAAGAACCAGATCCACGGGATGCTGCTCGGCTACGGGATCACGACCAAGGCAGCCCAGCTGCAGAGCAATAAAAAGCGGCAGGCCCTGGTTAAAGATCTCGCGGATCAAGGTTTTACAGAGGCCGCCGCATCACTCGAGGTGATACTTGGCATTATAGAAGGTGTGCAGGAGCAAATCAAGGTCCTGGAGAAGCGCCTTCGGGAGATGACCAGGGACGACGAGGATGTGCAGCTGCTGATGACCATCCCGGGTGTCGGGTTCCTGACGGCCAGCGCGATCGCCGCCTACACCAAGGACCTGGACAAGAGGTTCTGCGGGGATTTCAAGCGATTCGCCTCGTACGTGTGCATCGTGCCCTCGGTGCACAACTCCAACGAGACGGTGCACATGGGCAGGATAACCAAGCACGGCCCGCAGGAGCTGAGAACAGCACTCGTGCAGGCCACAATGGGCATGATACGGCTCTCCAAGATAACCGGTGAATGGAGGCTGATGACCGATTACCGGGCAATGAAGACGGGCAAGGGTTCCGGCAAGTCAATCATTGCAACGACCAGGAAATTGGCGAGAATCATCTTTGCCATGCTCCACAACAGGGAACCGTTCAATCCAGCCTTGATGGTGAGGAACAAGTGTCTGTTCACCGTCGAGGAGGTCATAGGGGCTTGA
- a CDS encoding tryptophan-rich sensory protein, producing the protein MNKRAKGLAFLVALTYLAMITVNALANILPIGGMGTGEVSDSYPNLFAPAGITFSIWGVIYMLLALHTFYQFRKGDESIQIIFSVSSVVNIAWLFSWHYQMIGLSLLLMLILLVCLIRINDLIDHTSMDRYSYWALSVPFSVYLGWITVATIANVTTFLVSIGWSGWGISEMTWTAIILVVGVLIALSWAFRRRDPAYLLTLVWAYTGIMIKHTSKEGFNGEYPLILTVTAIAIAAFAISFGVFLLRKRQPVA; encoded by the coding sequence ATGAACAAACGGGCAAAAGGCTTGGCTTTTCTTGTTGCACTCACGTATCTTGCAATGATTACGGTAAATGCATTGGCAAACATCCTCCCCATTGGTGGCATGGGCACCGGTGAGGTTTCTGATTCCTATCCCAATCTGTTTGCACCTGCAGGAATCACATTCTCCATCTGGGGAGTCATTTACATGCTGCTCGCCCTGCATACGTTCTACCAGTTCAGGAAGGGAGATGAGAGCATTCAAATCATTTTCTCGGTCTCAAGTGTGGTCAACATTGCATGGCTTTTCTCCTGGCACTATCAAATGATTGGACTCTCACTGCTCTTGATGCTGATACTGCTTGTCTGTTTGATCAGGATCAATGACTTGATCGACCATACATCCATGGATAGATACTCTTATTGGGCTCTCTCGGTTCCTTTCTCTGTGTACCTTGGTTGGATTACCGTAGCCACCATTGCAAACGTCACTACCTTCCTTGTCTCCATCGGTTGGTCGGGATGGGGAATCAGCGAGATGACATGGACAGCAATAATCCTCGTGGTAGGAGTATTGATCGCTCTCTCTTGGGCATTCCGCCGTCGTGATCCAGCATACCTGCTTACCTTGGTCTGGGCATACACCGGCATCATGATCAAACATACATCCAAGGAAGGATTCAATGGTGAATATCCCTTGATCCTGACGGTGACAGCAATTGCAATTGCAGCTTTTGCCATCTCTTTCGGGGTATTTCTCCTTCGTAAGAGGCAACCTGTGGCATGA
- a CDS encoding penicillin-binding protein activator LpoB, with protein sequence MKRLSLYGLFIVLVSVLLISCQSPVSVSRISADTDIDLSGNWNDTDIRIVAEALVDSSLSSPWITQYKMAHPGDNPVVIVGTFLNRSSEHIDTSIISKRYEMALINSGKVDMVADQSFRASVREEREEQQFFASEETAKALGKEIGADYLLQGSVRTNLDQSGGQMVRTYYVSAELIDIETNRKVWVGEETIKKLIKQSKYKL encoded by the coding sequence ATGAAACGTCTAAGCCTCTACGGCCTCTTTATAGTGCTGGTATCTGTACTCTTGATCTCATGTCAGTCTCCCGTGTCAGTTAGCCGCATAAGTGCTGATACCGATATTGACTTGAGCGGGAATTGGAACGACACCGATATTCGTATTGTGGCAGAGGCACTGGTTGATTCCAGTCTATCCTCTCCATGGATCACGCAGTATAAGATGGCTCATCCTGGGGACAATCCAGTGGTCATCGTAGGAACGTTCCTTAACCGTAGCAGTGAGCATATCGATACCTCGATTATATCCAAACGGTATGAGATGGCCCTCATCAATTCAGGAAAGGTCGATATGGTAGCTGATCAGAGCTTCCGTGCTTCAGTGAGAGAGGAGCGTGAGGAACAACAGTTCTTTGCGAGCGAGGAAACGGCCAAAGCACTTGGAAAGGAAATTGGAGCAGATTACCTATTGCAAGGATCGGTGAGAACCAATCTTGACCAGAGTGGTGGCCAGATGGTGAGAACCTACTATGTTTCAGCGGAATTGATCGATATCGAGACCAATAGGAAAGTGTGGGTTGGAGAAGAGACAATCAAGAAGCTCATCAAGCAAAGTAAATATAAGCTGTAG